GTACATCCTGGTCATACCGGTCGTGCTCATCGGCATATTCCTGGTGCTCCTCGTCCTGCTCCGGTCCGTCTTCACGCCCGCCCGGCTGATCATGACCCTGCTGATGAGCATGTTCTGGACGCTGGCCGTGTTCATCCTGGTGTTCCAGTTCTGGCTCCATGCCTCGGTCTACTGGATGCTGCCCATTATCCTTTTCTGCGTGCTCATGGGCCTGGGCGTCGATTACGACATCTTCCTGGTGACGCGCATACGGGAGGAGGTCTACAAGGGCTTCAGCGAGGAGGCGGCCATCGAGAACGCCATCGAGTCCTCCGGCACCATCATCACCCTGTGCGGCCTCGTGATGGCGTCCGCCTTCGGGTCCATGATGTTGTCGAGCACCATCATGCTGAAGGAGTTCGGCTTCGTTTTGTGTATGGCGATCCTCCTGGACGCGACGCTGATGCGCCTGGTGATAGTGCCGTCAATCATGGTCCTGCTTAAAAAGTATAACTGGTGGATGCCGTTCGTCAAGGACGATGAGGCAAAGCTGGCCGCCGTACCGGAAATCCAGAAGCCCAAATAAAAGCGCCGGAGCCTTTATGGCTCCACTTTTCCCTTTTTTTACCATCGTTTTCGCCGGCCATGCGGAAAGTATAAATAAATAATTTGATGTATGTTTTTATACATCAAAGTATAAAGTTGTACGTGGTGAACCGGTTGAACTTTACTGACATACTCCAGGCCCGCAAGCGCGACTACGTGCCATACGAGGGCGACGCAGGCCCCGACAGGCGGCCATTAAGCCTCGTGGAATTTATTGCGGCGGCAAAACAGGACGGAAGGCCCCCTGTCATTGCCGAGGTCAAGCCGGCCTCGCCCACCGCGGGCCGGCTGAGACGGGTAGCCGACGTATCGTCCCTGGCGCTCTCCTTTAAAAATAACGGCGCCTGCGGCATATCGGTGCTCACCGAGCCCCGGTTCTTCGGGGGCTCGACCGCCAGCCTGAAAGAGGCCAGTTGCGGCCTGCCGGTGCTCCGGAAGGACTTCCTCTTTCATCCCGCCCAGATAAAAGAATCGTTCGCCCTCGGCGCCGACAGCCTACTTTTGATCGCCTCCTTCTTTTCCCCCGACTGCCTTTCCGACATGATCTCCGAAGCCCGGTCCTACGGGATGGAGCCCCTGGTGGAAGTGCACGGCGAGGACGACATCCAGCGCGCCGGGTCCGCCGGGGCCACGCTGTACGCGGTGAACAACCGGGACAAGGACACGCTCGAGGTCGACCTCCGCAGGACGGCCCGCCTGGCGCCGCTCATCGACGGCACCGTAGTCAGCGCGTCCGGCATCGGGACGCGGGAGCAGCTCATGGAGGCGCTCGAATACTGCGACGCCGCCCTCGTCGGGAGCGCCCTGATGCGGTCGAAGGACCCCGGAAAAGCCCTGAGCTTGCTCGTTTACGGGGTGCCGTAGATGCTCGAATACGACTATAGCCGGCCCCTGCTGAGCCCGGCATCGATACGGGAACGCCTCCGGAGGCCGGCGTGTGTCACGCCGATCATCGAAGTGGCCAGGCCGTCAGCCACGCCTCTGGACGCGTACCTGCGCCTCAAGGGCCATGGAGACCGCGCCTTCCTGTTCGAGTCGGCAGACCTCGGAGAAAAGTCCGCCAGGTTCTCGTTCGTCGGTGCCGGCGGCGAACTCATAACCGTCAAGGACGGCTCCATCCTCCTCA
The Methanocella sp. genome window above contains:
- a CDS encoding indole-3-glycerol-phosphate synthase, translated to MNRLNFTDILQARKRDYVPYEGDAGPDRRPLSLVEFIAAAKQDGRPPVIAEVKPASPTAGRLRRVADVSSLALSFKNNGACGISVLTEPRFFGGSTASLKEASCGLPVLRKDFLFHPAQIKESFALGADSLLLIASFFSPDCLSDMISEARSYGMEPLVEVHGEDDIQRAGSAGATLYAVNNRDKDTLEVDLRRTARLAPLIDGTVVSASGIGTREQLMEALEYCDAALVGSALMRSKDPGKALSLLVYGVP